A DNA window from Siniperca chuatsi isolate FFG_IHB_CAS linkage group LG6, ASM2008510v1, whole genome shotgun sequence contains the following coding sequences:
- the tbxa2r gene encoding thromboxane A2 receptor isoform X2: MNASALPLANNTPLCYSINSTPFKYHPTIASAYFSSIFATLGLTSNLIAFVVLIKSFQRSHSRSRAFLIFLGGLVVTDFMGLLVTGSIVISFHVTHFNWRLLDPTCHFCNFMGMSMVFYGLCPLLLGAAMAVERFIGINCPFARSTSMSKRRTVSMVLMVWLIAGCIALLPLTGVGSYHIQMPGSWCFFNISSKGNDLAFSLLFSLVGLMCITASFLLNTVSIVTLIKVCCGQDRNQRRRDHEIEMMVQLILIMVIASTCWCPLLIYILMSVVTADPVRDENVLFCIRMATCNQIFDPWIYIMCQVSQLRSLLHKLCFPEVLSK, translated from the exons ATGAATGCCTCAGCCCTGCCACTCGCCAACAACACCCCACTGTGCTACTCTATCAACAGCACTCCATTCAAGTACCACCCCACCATCGCCTCTGCCTATTTCTCATCCATCTTTGCCACTTTGGGTCTTACCTCCAATCTCATCGCCTTTGTGGTTCTCATCAAGTCCTTCCAGCGGTCACATAGCCGCTCACGTGCCTTCCTGATCTTCCTGGGTGGCCTGGTGGTCACTGACTTCATGGGTCTTCTGGTCACAGGCTCCATCGTGATCTCCTTCCATGTTACGCATTTTAATTGGCGCCTGTTAGATCCGACCTGCCACTTCTGCAACTTCATGGGCATGTCCATGGTCTTCTATGGACTGTGCCCACTGCTGCTTGGTGCTGCCATGGCTGTGGAGCGCTTCATTGGCATCAACTGTCCATTTGCACGCTCCACCAGCATGTCCAAGAGACGCACAGTCTCCATGGTGCTGATGGTGTGGTTGATTGCAGGCTGCATAGCTTTGCTTCCCCTAACAGGTGTTGGAAGCTACCACATACAGATGCCCGGCTCctggtgtttttttaacatcagcTCTAAGGGAAATGACCTGGCCTTCTCCCTGCTCTTTTCTCTGGTTGGGTTGATGTGCATCACTGCGTCATTTTTGCTGAACACAGTGAGCATCGTGACCTTGATCAAGGTGTGCTGCGGACAGGACAGGAACCAGCGTCGCAGAGACCACGAAATAGAGATGATGGTTCAGCTCATCCTCATCATGGTCATCGCTTCTACCTGCTGGTGCCCCCTCCTG ATATATATTCTGATGAGTGTGGTGACTGCTGATCCTGTAagagatgaaaatgttttgttctgcATACGAATGGCCACCTGCAATCAGATATTTGACCCCTGGATATACATCATGTGCCAAGTGTCCCAACTAAG GTCTTTATTGCACAAACTGTGCTTTCCGGAGGTCCTCTCCAAGTGA
- the tbxa2r gene encoding thromboxane A2 receptor isoform X1 has protein sequence MNASALPLANNTPLCYSINSTPFKYHPTIASAYFSSIFATLGLTSNLIAFVVLIKSFQRSHSRSRAFLIFLGGLVVTDFMGLLVTGSIVISFHVTHFNWRLLDPTCHFCNFMGMSMVFYGLCPLLLGAAMAVERFIGINCPFARSTSMSKRRTVSMVLMVWLIAGCIALLPLTGVGSYHIQMPGSWCFFNISSKGNDLAFSLLFSLVGLMCITASFLLNTVSIVTLIKVCCGQDRNQRRRDHEIEMMVQLILIMVIASTCWCPLLVFIAQTVLSGGPLQVKYLLIWIRFATWNQILDPWVYILFRRAVLKRIYPSGNWSRGSIRDTVRRFTHSSIASTLGSYGAEETGK, from the exons ATGAATGCCTCAGCCCTGCCACTCGCCAACAACACCCCACTGTGCTACTCTATCAACAGCACTCCATTCAAGTACCACCCCACCATCGCCTCTGCCTATTTCTCATCCATCTTTGCCACTTTGGGTCTTACCTCCAATCTCATCGCCTTTGTGGTTCTCATCAAGTCCTTCCAGCGGTCACATAGCCGCTCACGTGCCTTCCTGATCTTCCTGGGTGGCCTGGTGGTCACTGACTTCATGGGTCTTCTGGTCACAGGCTCCATCGTGATCTCCTTCCATGTTACGCATTTTAATTGGCGCCTGTTAGATCCGACCTGCCACTTCTGCAACTTCATGGGCATGTCCATGGTCTTCTATGGACTGTGCCCACTGCTGCTTGGTGCTGCCATGGCTGTGGAGCGCTTCATTGGCATCAACTGTCCATTTGCACGCTCCACCAGCATGTCCAAGAGACGCACAGTCTCCATGGTGCTGATGGTGTGGTTGATTGCAGGCTGCATAGCTTTGCTTCCCCTAACAGGTGTTGGAAGCTACCACATACAGATGCCCGGCTCctggtgtttttttaacatcagcTCTAAGGGAAATGACCTGGCCTTCTCCCTGCTCTTTTCTCTGGTTGGGTTGATGTGCATCACTGCGTCATTTTTGCTGAACACAGTGAGCATCGTGACCTTGATCAAGGTGTGCTGCGGACAGGACAGGAACCAGCGTCGCAGAGACCACGAAATAGAGATGATGGTTCAGCTCATCCTCATCATGGTCATCGCTTCTACCTGCTGGTGCCCCCTCCTG GTCTTTATTGCACAAACTGTGCTTTCCGGAGGTCCTCTCCAAGTGAAATACCTACTTATATGGATACGCTTTGCCACCTGGAACCAGATCCTGGATCCATGGGTATACATCTTGTTCCGCAGGGCAGTTCTTAAGAGAATCTACCCCAGCGGCAACTGGTCAAGGGGCTCCATCAGGGACACAGTCCGCAGGTTCACACACTCTTCAATTGCGAGCACCCTGGGCTCTTATGGAGCAGAAGAAACGGGGAAATGA